Within Vicinamibacteria bacterium, the genomic segment ATTGGAGCCATCGCTTGTCGAAACGATTCACGACCTGGATCCAAGGCACTTTCACGTGAAGGCCCGGCTCGGTGATCGGCTCTCCCACGGGATCGCCGAACTGGGTAATGATGGCCTGTTCGGTCTCGTTGAGGGTGTAGAGCGCGCCGGGGAGGACGAGCACGACGAGAAAAAGAACGATGAGAACCGCGATTCGATTCATTGCTTCACCTCCCCCTGTAGATTCAGAAGCGGCAAGACCGACGTGCCCTCCTCGTCCACGATGACCTTTCTACCCAGCTTCGGAAG encodes:
- a CDS encoding SPFH domain-containing protein, which encodes MNRIAVLIVLFLVVLVLPGALYTLNETEQAIITQFGDPVGEPITEPGLHVKVPWIQVVNRFDKRWLQ